The Panicum hallii strain FIL2 chromosome 5, PHallii_v3.1, whole genome shotgun sequence genome contains the following window.
TGTATAGATATGTAAATTTAACTTGTTTGGCCAAAATGATAATTAATTGATTACTAAATACATCTAGTAGTATCAGTAGAGGATGCTTTGTAGGtaggggtggtaatggatcgtgACTCTAATGCTctcttcacaatccaacttgACTCTTATATATATTTAGCTTAAAGTTAAATAAAATTAGAAGCCAATTTTTTTAGGATCTAGCTCTTAGATTATCTAAactaaaatttaaaatattttacCACCCCAATTTCTATTTATAGGGGAGGGGACAACATACGGTGGGTCTAGACCCGCAAGCGGGCCGAAAGCTCCACTTCCACCGAAACAAGCACACATTGGGTTGGGCGTCCGCCCACCCGGTCGGTCGGCTGGTCCAGATCGCATCGCGCCCAACCCACCAGCCAGCCACCGCCCACTACTCTCTCTGCGACCGGGCCCCACGATGCGCGGTCCCACTCGTCATCGTAACGAACAGAGATATGATTCAAGCACGTGGCGGAGAGATGGTAAGGCGCAAATTGCTCGTCGTCGGCAGGTGCCCGATTTATCAATCAAAACCCCcgacgccaccgccgcctcgtcCTCGCCCAGATCCAAATCCGAGCGCCGACCCGCGCGCGCCCATGAATTTCTTCAGCTCCGTCTTCTCCGCCCCCACCGAGGAGGAGGGCGAGGGGCAgcgggagggggaggagcaggaggggaACCAAGAGCCGGCGGCTGAGCAGTCGGGCGGAGGGTGGATTTTCGGCGGGCTGATCGATACGCTCAAGGAGGAGATCGAGGAGCAGCGGAGAGTGAATGAGTCGGCCGCcgcggaggaggacgaggaggaggcccAGCCTGGGGCCGAGGGGGAGGCTGGCTCCGGCGGCGGGTGGATCTTCGGCGGGCTGATCAAGACGCTCGCGGAGGAGATCGAGGCGCAGCGGAAGGAGCAGGAGGCCATTGCAGCCGCcgcgggggagggggagggggagcgcGAGCGGGGAGCCGAGGCCGATGcggcggcgacgccggcggACGAGGAGGGCGAGGGTTCTGGCGGCGGGTGGAGCTTCGGCGGCCTGATCAAGACGCTCGCGGAGGAGATTGAGGCGCAGAGGGACGAGCAGGGGTCTGCCGCCGAGGCGGCGGATGAGGAGGGAGAGCGGGGAGCTGATgttgaagcggcggcggcggatggggaGGAGGGTCCAGATGGCGGGTGGAGCTTCGAGGGCCTGGTGAAGACGTTCGCGTCGCGGTCCGAGACGGTGCTGGGAGGCTATCGCCGCGACCTCCAGGACCTCGGCTCGGGGCTCCGCCTCGAGACAGCCGCGCTCCgggccgcagccgcgcgcgccgcctcaGCGCTTCCCGGCGCGCTGGAGGCCGGCGCGTCCGCCGCCTCCGACAGGCTCGAGTCCGTCGGCCAGGCCGTCGACGACctcggtgccgccgccgccggcctcctctCGCATGCCAACGAGGCCCTCCGGTCCGCCGAAGCTGACGGCGAGGATGGTGACGGTGCTCCCCGTCCCTCTGACGCCTCAGCTTCTGGTGCTTCCTGGCGTGCCTCCCTGCCATCCAAGAAGTATACCAGGTTTGAGGCTCAGGTCTTGGCGCTGCGGGCTGATCCTGCCACGTTCACCGAGGAGCCTGAGGACTCCGAGGGCTTTGCCAGATGGAATAGCTCGTTCTCAATTGACGAGATGAGGGGGCAGATAGAGGGAGTGCTCCGTGAAAGCCCTGGACTAGAGAGCTTTGTGGAGAGGCTTGTGCCGTCAGTTGTGGATTATGAGACATTCTGGTCCCGTTACTTCTTTGCAGTCGATAAGCTCAGGCAGGCTGAGGATGTCCGCACTAAACTCGTGAGCAGGGCAATGTCGAAGGAGGAGGATGAAGAGCTCAGTTGGGATGttgatgatgacgatgaagaGACAAATTCCAGTGATCACAAAGAAGGCACAAACTCCATGGTAGATAAGAAAGAGGAGCAAACAGCAGAGCCTATCAACCATGAAACAGAGGGCAGTGGGAAACAAGCAGTGGTTGAAAATGATTCAACAAAAGATAAGGAGGTAGCTTTGGCGGCAGCAAAGGATGGTAATGGTGAATCCAGTGTTGAAACATTGACGCCAAAGTCGAGCGATGGAGCAGGACAGGATGAGAAGACTGAAGCTGGTGACTCATCTAAGGAGAGTGATTTTTCAGTGGTGTCTCAACCATCAGTGCAGGAGGAAGATCTTAGCTGGGAGGAGATTGAGGATGTCGGAGATCAAGATGAGAAGAAAGGGGCCAGCCCACAGTCAAGCTCTGTTAACAAAGTGGAGGATCTCCGAAAACGTCTTACTTCCATGGAAGATGATGAGGACCTAAGTTGGGATGTTGATGAGTAGGAAGAACCTCAGCAATCCTGGATTGAGTGGTTTGATGGCCAAACTGCCATAGTTTTACCACTTTAAGCATGAATTGGATCTGCATGGTGCCATAAATATGGATACGCTTTATGGATGGATTGGCATATGATGTGAATATTGTGATGGTACACCAGTGATTCAAATTCGGTGGGGGCTGTACGTTTGATTAGCCCCCCTTGCAAGAACTTGATAGAATTGTAGTGTTTTTGTTAGTGCTGGTACTTTGCTTCCACTTAGTATCCATTTGTTGCTAGTCGAATGTACCACTTTTGTGTTTGAATATGACACATTCAGATTATTTACACAAGTGTACTCATAGATTCACATAGTATAAACATTTGAATTGCGAAACTATTCATCCAGTGTGACTGTAGTTCATTAAGAATACTGTGGAGGTGGATATGTAGTTTCTGTAAATAGTAGTAATTACATAAAGTTGCCAGATTGTCATGCAGGTCCTTTTGGTTGGCTTCTTCTCAACTTCACTAGTGTTTGCGCTGAAGGTCGTCGCGGAATATGGTTTATTTCGATAGAATCCTTTTCCTGCTGTATGGTTATCTACTGGAATATGGTTTGTTTCGATAGAATCCTTTTCCTGCTGTATGGTTATCTACTGGAATATGGTTTGTTTCGATAGAATCCTTTTCCTGCTGTATAGTTATCTACCTTCCAGTCGATGCATCTCTTTTAAACTGTATTAGCTTTTGTAGTTAGTTGTATTAGTGATCGGTATTTCCTTGCTGCAAGGTAGAATATGTAGTTTCTGTAATATTCATATGCGATTCATAAATCTCTATCTATCTATCAATAAAACAAGCACCTTGCTGTGGGTGTTCGTTCAAAGAAATATAAATGATTCATGAAGAACTTTTCCATTGGCATTTGGAAAAGCTCCAATCTTTGGACATCTCAAGTTATGTTACTGTTCTATGGTTATCTAGCTTCCAGTTGACGAACTCTGTAAAATTGCATTTGATTTTAGAGTGAGTTGAATGAGTGACTTGCATTTATTACTGATTCTTACTGCCTCCGTCCTACGTTTAGGGTTTTTTTAAAGTCAATTTTTCTTAACTTTGACCAACAATATCTCTAAAAATTAATTACCAAAGGTAATGACTCTATTCCAACAGGCCGTATTTTTGTCCTTCGGAACGGCCTGCTCCATCTGTCGTCCGTCCACGATCGTAGGGCGTACGCAGGTCGGCAGCAGACCGAGAGAGCGAACCAACATATGGCGTCGGCCACCTCGCGGTTCATGCTGGCCGCGGGCGTGCCCGcgacgggcggcggcagcagcggccgCGTCAGCTTCGTGTCGGTGCCCAGCAGGCTGCAGGGCAGGAGGCTCGTGGTGCGGGCcgaggaggaggccgcggcggcggaggcgcccACGGCGGAAGGGGAGGGCGTCGTGGCCACCAAGCCCAAGACCGAGAAGCCGCCGCCGATCGGGCCCAAGTGGGGTGCCAAGGTTTGTGCCATCGTCTGCTCACCAACCGACCAACAATTTAGTTTGATGCAATCCGTTGCTTAATATCTCTCTCCCTCTGTGTCTCTCtccgcggacggcggcggcggcaagcgcAGCGACTCCGACGAGAGTGACCAAGCAAGTTGGTTCCGGTCTTCTCTCTCtgtagctcctcctcctcccctcccctcccctcctctccctcccccttctCAGATCTGTAGCCAGTATGCAAGTTTTTAATGTGAGCTCACTGATTTTGAATCGTCTTTTCCAAATTTATTTGTTCATTATTAGATGGGTGGAAGAAGTCTTGGGAGTTTGGCGTGACCCTGTGGGATTTAGGAAAGCAAGCACCTGACATTGAACAGGCACACTCATGAAAGAAATAGCTTTGGTTCCTGATTGTGGAATGGTATATTATCTCGTTCTTTTCTCTGATATTTCCTCCTGTTTTCTCCCTGATAATTTGCCGCAGAACTTTCTTACTGTTCTCCTTTTGTCCCTCATCATTGAGAGCTGATGTGCCATGAGAACAGTGCCCAATTTGACATGATACATGGCATTAGCAACAACAACATTTTGATTTGAAGATTGTGCCTGTGACATTGAAAGATATTATGGACCATTTTAGAAATCTAAAAGTGCAAGAGAATACTATAAGCTGAAACCCGTTCCGTTGCTTGTTATAATACCAATTTACAAAATGAAACTTAGATTTCAACTGTAATACCTCTGTCATCTCATTTTTCCTCCAATTGAGTTAATTCTGTATGACAAGGATACGATGTGGTCACTCTGGCAAAACCTGAGCAATTTATTGTTGGTTTTGATATTTCCTGACATTGTTGAGTGATCATATGCAGGTTCTTTTCTGCACTTGACCCGAGGTTGAGCAACATCCTTCCTGCCATGATCTTTGTGATGGCTGTGATTTTCAGTATACATACATCATCTAATTGAAAATGCATTGAATTTTTAGACTGCAAGTTACCTAATTGTTTGTTGTTCGAGTAGTAATTTATCTCATAGATTCTCTGATCGTTTTCTTGTTGGAGTATTATCTACTTTGAACAAGGTGAGCAGTAAGTTTTACATTGTAGAGTTACCTGATTGTTTTCTGATGATTGAGTTATCTAGCATCCCTTTCATTTTCAGTTAAGCAATTTTTCTATTATCTACTAGCATTTTTAAGTAATGGTTAAATTGTTTATTTATCATGTATTAGCATTTTTTCAGTTGTCTTGGCATTCTTTTTAACAATATGTGTGTTTAGCTTAGTGCATCTTTTCGTTTTGCTGCCTTTTTATGTGTTCAGCTTAAAGGATCATGCCACTAGGCAAATACATGGACCTGATTTAGACAATAATATAGGTAGGGATCAAACAATAATATTGTTTTAGATAGATAATAATATAGTTCGCAATAGATACTTTTTAAAATAAGCAATATACTGCAGTAGGGTTAGTTGATGTACCTGTAGGAACAAAATAACAAGACTAGGAGTAGATGGAACTGTGAGTCTGATAATGTTGGATCCTGCCGTAGCCGCTGTCTTgtaccttttttttttgcatattCTTCGTCCTATTCTTTATTTCATCAATTTCAGAGTGCATCATCTCAAACGTACTGCGCTTCATGCTTCGCATCATACCCTCGTGCGTTTTTTTCTACTCCTTTTTGAGAATATATAGAATAGATTTTGAGTGTATACAGTAACAACATGCTTCTTGACTAGTTACTTAGACCATCTCCTTCGGGTCCTTGTCATCGTTCCTGAAATCATACCCATTCTTAGCAATATAGCACTTCTCTTGAATCTTTTGGTACTGCATTAGATAATAATATGATCATTTGTTAGGCAATAATGTGGACAGGAGTAAGCAATTATATGTGGTGTGAATTTTGCAAAACAAGAGAATTTAGTATGCAATAATATGGCTATGGATCGTGCAATTATATTGTAATAAATAAGTAGAACAATGTATTTGACTAGTCAATGTCAACGGAATATTTTATAAATCCTAATTTTTTTACAAGAGAGTTCAGCTTAGTATGTCACGTACAACTGCCACCCCATTGTACCAGGATATAGGATACAGAAGCTAGTTCTTCAGCTCATCCCTTTTTGCCCTTACGCTGCACTGCATGCTATCTAATTGGACCCTTTTTCCCCTGGCATATGGCAGGTCACTAAGGAGTTTTCATGAATGCAAATAAGAGTACAATAATAGTCTGAGAAGCAAATATTAGAGCAGCATGTTAGTATTAAGCCAGGAAGCAAATGTTGTGTTCATTCCTCTTGGGAGTGCATGTTGTGTTCTAACTTTTTTGTGTAGCTGTAAGATGCCTCACGCTGTCATCGCAACACTGTAAATAACTAGTATAGGTTCATGCAGTCTCTGTCTGTACAGATCTGATGTTtagtactcctggttgcctatGGAACTCTAAATAAAGTGGCTTGGAATTTTTTTCCATAGTTTTTTCTTGCGCTGGCAGCATAGGAATTGCTTTTTTCCTGCTTCGTCAGGTCGGACCTGGCGGGGAAGCTGCACGGTGGTGTTGGGgttgggtggggggggggggggggggcgcaaaCAGAAAGCTGCCAAGTAATATAAGCGGCCGTGCGGCCGGCCGTCGTACGTTACCTGCGTCCTTTTCCAAATACAAAAAATTACATGTTATAATAGTTAATTTCACAATAAATCTACTAACATAATTTTTGTGTTATTAGTCTCTTATAATTATTTTGCTATTTGTAGTCAAAATTGAAAATATTTAACTTTAGAAAAGTCTAAACAAATGTAAACGTAGCTATATTCTGGAACGGAGGTTCTGGGCATCTCAGTTCCTTGTTAAGTTCGAAAGCCAATGAGCCAACTATGGTGCTAACAATGTGCGGCACACCGTAATGTACTGATGctagaaataaaaaaaatcaaaggCAGCTAGATTGACCTTGGGGTAAAGACTGGGCTATAATTCCTAAGTCGATCCGTTGCTTTTCACTTTCCCTTTTCTTCGCCAGTTTGCCCATTGATTTGGAATCTGTTGGCTGAAATTATTGGCAATTTAGTCAGAGATTTAGCAAAACCAGCAACCTCAGTCTGAATTCGCTTCAAATACAATGCATGGATTTGGACTAATATAGGCCGAACATTCGAACAACGgcctcttttttcttttttataaaAAAGGCTATCCGCTTTTAAAACGGGCCGTGTATAGGGGCCGAAGTGGACATTCTGCAAAATCTGAAGGGGTTTTGAGGGTTTTCCTCTCTCGTTCAGTCGTCCCGCATCGTCTGTCTCCGACCTCGCCGACGGCGACGCGAGACGACACCGCAGGTCTGCACCTGCCGAAGTCTTCTTCCTCCGTCGAGAGGCCTCTTCATCCTCTTCTCCGCCGCTCTCCTGGTACCAATTTTTGCTTTCTCGCCATCGATCGCCCCCCTCCTCAGGGTTCATTTTTTTTTATGCTCGTAAAAGAGAAAAAGTTGTCAACATGTGTTGGTCAGCATAGGGTAGATTCACCGCTGTTTGGATCGCAAAGGGTAGGATGGAGCATTCCAGACTAGCGTTCGCGCTGGACAGCCCGCCGCTGGTCATCATCGCTGCCGCCAAGATTGCCGGTGTTTCACTGACCATTGATCCTAGCCTTGCTCCAGGTTCAGTGCGTACGCTATATCTCGGTTCTGGGTAAGTGATCGCAATCATCCGTTGCAGCTTGTCTCTGTGGTGAACTGCCGccttttttaattttttattttttttactttTAGTATGAACGCTAGCTTCATCGTCAGTCTGTTTTGATTTATATGGCCACAGTAGTTGTAGTTGAAGGAGGATGCCATGTTTAATACATTAGATGGCTTAGGAACACTAAGATTCGTTGAAATGCTTTGGGTTTGAAGAGTAATTGTAGTTGTTGGAGGTGCTGAGATTAATGTGAAGGGCTGCTTAGATTTCGTCCTGGAATGTGGCAGGGCAGCTTTTGGTATTCTTATTGTTTGCATCTCAATTTTATACTCGTGGTTCTGGAATTCATTTATGTAAATAATGACTGTTGGAAATTATGGCTCTGGTGAAAAAATTTCCGTACTGTTCTTATTGTTGATTATCCTTATGACAGTATTGTTTTGGGGTTTATAATTTCCCAGTCAAGTTGTCATGACTCTGTGCAGGGACTTTATCCATGGAATCAACACAATCCTTGGTTACATTGCTCGTGTTGCAACTGTTCCCAGCTTCTATGGTCAGGATGCTATTCAGGCAACACATGTACGTTTTGGTCACTCATTTGCCTTTTTGCCATAAAGTTTCTCACCCTCGATTTGATTATTTCCTTGTTATTCTAAGTTGTTATT
Protein-coding sequences here:
- the LOC112893626 gene encoding photosystem I reaction center subunit IV, chloroplastic-like isoform X4, whose amino-acid sequence is MVYFDRILFLLYGYLLEYGRIFVLRNGLLHLSSVHDRRAYAGRQQTERANQHMASATSRFMLAAGVPATGGGSSGRVSFVSVPSRLQGRRLVVRAEEEAAAAEAPTAEGEGVVATKPKTEKPPPIGPKWGAKRLRRE
- the LOC112893626 gene encoding uncharacterized protein LOC112893626 isoform X2 produces the protein MVYFDRILFLLYGYLLEYGRIFVLRNGLLHLSSVHDRRAYAGRQQTERANQHMASATSRFMLAAGVPATGGGSSGRVSFVSVPSRLQGRRLVVRAEEEAAAAEAPTAEGEGVVATKPKTEKPPPIGPKWGAKRSDSDESDQANGWKKSWEFGVTLWDLGKQAPDIEQAHS
- the LOC112893626 gene encoding photosystem I reaction center subunit IV, chloroplastic-like isoform X3; its protein translation is MVYFDRILFLLYGYLLEYGRIFVLRNGLLHLSSVHDRRAYAGRQQTERANQHMASATSRFMLAAGVPATGGGSSGRVSFVSVPSRLQGRRLVVRAEEEAAAAEAPTAEGEGVVATKPKTEKPPPIGPKWGAKTAAAASAATPTRVTKQMGGRSLGSLA
- the LOC112893622 gene encoding BSD domain-containing protein 1-like, encoding MNFFSSVFSAPTEEEGEGQREGEEQEGNQEPAAEQSGGGWIFGGLIDTLKEEIEEQRRVNESAAAEEDEEEAQPGAEGEAGSGGGWIFGGLIKTLAEEIEAQRKEQEAIAAAAGEGEGERERGAEADAAATPADEEGEGSGGGWSFGGLIKTLAEEIEAQRDEQGSAAEAADEEGERGADVEAAAADGEEGPDGGWSFEGLVKTFASRSETVLGGYRRDLQDLGSGLRLETAALRAAAARAASALPGALEAGASAASDRLESVGQAVDDLGAAAAGLLSHANEALRSAEADGEDGDGAPRPSDASASGASWRASLPSKKYTRFEAQVLALRADPATFTEEPEDSEGFARWNSSFSIDEMRGQIEGVLRESPGLESFVERLVPSVVDYETFWSRYFFAVDKLRQAEDVRTKLVSRAMSKEEDEELSWDVDDDDEETNSSDHKEGTNSMVDKKEEQTAEPINHETEGSGKQAVVENDSTKDKEVALAAAKDGNGESSVETLTPKSSDGAGQDEKTEAGDSSKESDFSVVSQPSVQEEDLSWEEIEDVGDQDEKKGASPQSSSVNKVEDLRKRLTSMEDDEDLSWDVDE
- the LOC112893626 gene encoding uncharacterized protein LOC112893626 isoform X1 — its product is MVYFDRILFLLYGYLLEYGRIFVLRNGLLHLSSVHDRRAYAGRQQTERANQHMASATSRFMLAAGVPATGGGSSGRVSFVSVPSRLQGRRLVVRAEEEAAAAEAPTAEGEGVVATKPKTEKPPPIGPKWGAKTAAAASAATPTRVTKQVGSGLLSLWVEEVLGVWRDPVGFRKAST